Part of the Deltaproteobacteria bacterium genome, CTTCGTCGCTCCGGAGCATGTCCGCCAGGCCGCGACCCTGTGCCGCCAGCACGGCCTGCATCTGGAAGACGTGACCGTGTCCGAGGTCCGGGAAGGCTCGTTGGTGCTGTATCATTACGATCATTTTGATTGTCCGGGCCGGGTCAGCGTCATGGCCGTGACCCCGGCCAACGCCATCGAGACCGTCTCGGACATCTATCCGGGCGCGGACTGGCATGAGCGCGAATGCTTCGACTTCTACGGCACGGTCTTCACCGGGCACAAAAATCTGCTCCCGCTCCTGTTGCCGCCGGACGTGGAAACGCCGCCGCTCAAAAAGGACGACAAATCCAAGGCGGCCCTGGCGACCCTCTTTCCCTGGGCCGCGCCCCAGGCCGAGAAGGAGGAGGCATGATGTTCAGCAAGGAACAGATCGCCGAGCGCGGCTTTTACACCCAGCATTTTGAGCAAGGACAACAGGAAAACAGCCTCATCCTGAACATGGGGCCGCAACATCCGT contains:
- a CDS encoding NADH-quinone oxidoreductase subunit C, translating into MSDHFLAALPHIAATAQNPARTGLTYSIFVAPEHVRQAATLCRQHGLHLEDVTVSEVREGSLVLYHYDHFDCPGRVSVMAVTPANAIETVSDIYPGADWHERECFDFYGTVFTGHKNLLPLLLPPDVETPPLKKDDKSKAALATLFPWAAPQAEKEEA